In Edaphobacter dinghuensis, a genomic segment contains:
- a CDS encoding energy transducer TonB codes for MVKPLRSDDPAPQSIQFKHFGILNDGTQSRGSLFSSIAINVVIAIIIIIIGAAVHNTIAPPEKKVVTLIEPLPLKPPPPPKIIQTPPMPKPPVVKPQPPKIKMPEVKEPEPKIPVVRMTHPAPVVVPAPPKRIQPPPAPKVVHLGRAQAAAVVNNSPHPSPVALGRPDNPIAPSNRPAVSSVNLGQRGIPGMPASNSGAGPVARAVTLGSGSPGSQDMNGRDNAARAVRGVRLGVAGSNGPMNSRSREAGTPVNLGRVAPPPAGPSSTPTYARSGSAPKVLYKPRPQYTAEAIKEHIEGTVSVRLRVSASGAVQVLGVTRDLGYGLGQSAVRAVEGTRFSPATDASGRPVDWEGVVNVAFQLAG; via the coding sequence ATGGTAAAGCCGCTTCGCAGCGACGACCCAGCACCGCAGAGTATCCAGTTCAAACATTTTGGCATCCTGAATGACGGCACCCAGAGCAGAGGTTCGCTCTTCAGTTCGATTGCGATTAACGTCGTCATTGCAATCATCATCATTATCATCGGCGCCGCAGTTCACAATACGATTGCTCCTCCCGAAAAAAAGGTCGTCACGCTGATCGAGCCGCTGCCGCTCAAGCCGCCGCCTCCCCCAAAGATCATCCAGACGCCGCCGATGCCGAAGCCTCCTGTGGTGAAGCCTCAGCCCCCCAAGATCAAGATGCCTGAGGTCAAGGAGCCTGAACCAAAGATCCCCGTGGTTCGGATGACGCATCCTGCCCCGGTCGTGGTTCCTGCACCTCCCAAGCGCATTCAGCCGCCACCCGCGCCTAAGGTCGTCCACCTAGGCCGAGCTCAGGCGGCCGCGGTCGTGAACAACTCTCCCCACCCCTCACCGGTAGCTTTAGGGCGGCCTGACAACCCGATTGCCCCCTCCAATCGGCCTGCCGTCAGCTCGGTCAATCTTGGGCAGAGAGGCATACCCGGTATGCCCGCGTCTAACTCGGGAGCGGGTCCGGTTGCTAGAGCCGTCACGCTCGGCTCCGGCTCCCCCGGCAGCCAGGATATGAACGGGCGCGACAATGCAGCCCGTGCCGTCCGTGGCGTCCGTCTCGGCGTCGCCGGTAGCAACGGCCCCATGAACTCACGCAGCCGTGAAGCAGGCACCCCGGTCAATCTTGGCCGAGTTGCTCCGCCTCCTGCTGGACCATCCTCTACTCCCACCTATGCTCGCTCCGGATCTGCGCCGAAGGTGTTGTATAAGCCTCGCCCGCAGTACACCGCTGAGGCGATCAAGGAGCACATCGAGGGCACCGTCTCGGTTCGCCTTCGCGTCTCTGCTTCGGGAGCCGTACAGGTGCTGGGCGTTACCCGTGATCTCGGGTATGGACTGGGCCAATCAGCGGTCCGCGCTGTAGAAGGCACCCGCTTTTCTCCAGCCACCGATGCATCCGGCCGGCCAGTGGATTGGGAGGGCGTCGTCAATGTTGCCTTCCAGCTTGCCGGTTAA
- the crcB gene encoding fluoride efflux transporter CrcB: MSTYLWITLGSALGGVARYALTRLTLDSSSSFPWGTILINVIGCFVIGFFGTLTFPGSRFEVPENIRLFVMIGLCGGFTTFSSFSLQTFDLIRTGELSRALANVVMSVVLCLGSVALGHMVAHRGNAIFAVAANQEEEYTG, encoded by the coding sequence ATGTCGACCTATCTCTGGATCACATTAGGCAGTGCACTGGGTGGGGTAGCGCGTTATGCGCTGACGCGGCTAACTCTCGACAGCAGTTCGAGTTTTCCGTGGGGAACGATCCTCATCAACGTGATTGGCTGTTTCGTCATCGGCTTCTTCGGCACGTTGACCTTTCCCGGTAGCCGGTTCGAGGTTCCTGAGAACATCCGCTTGTTTGTGATGATCGGACTGTGCGGAGGTTTCACCACCTTCTCTTCCTTTAGCCTGCAGACCTTCGACCTGATAAGGACGGGAGAGTTGAGCCGGGCACTGGCCAACGTTGTGATGTCTGTTGTGCTTTGCCTGGGTTCGGTGGCGTTAGGACACATGGTCGCGCACCGTGGCAATGCGATCTTTGCTGTCGCCGCTAACCAGGAAGAAGAGTACACCGGCTGA
- a CDS encoding DUF421 domain-containing protein, protein MIESMFALHLPILEKLLRPMIVYLFLIGFLRLFGKRELAQLNPFDLVVLLSLSNTVQNAMIGDDNSVTGGIIGAFALLAINWALTLFLFRSPKLDQIVEGSATVLIHHGVADEAAMKKEALTHLELKSVIHKQGFDDYSEVEKCVLEPNGTFYVEGVTPSSDEAERAEILALVRTLSTEVRELKVLLAARG, encoded by the coding sequence GTGATCGAGAGTATGTTTGCCCTTCATCTGCCGATTCTGGAGAAGCTGCTGCGGCCTATGATCGTCTACCTCTTCCTGATCGGGTTTCTTCGCCTGTTCGGGAAGAGGGAGTTGGCTCAGTTGAATCCGTTCGATCTGGTGGTGTTGCTGAGCCTGTCGAACACGGTGCAGAACGCGATGATCGGAGATGACAACTCCGTGACCGGTGGCATCATCGGAGCGTTTGCGCTGTTGGCGATCAACTGGGCGCTGACGCTCTTCCTGTTCAGAAGTCCGAAGCTGGATCAAATCGTCGAAGGCTCTGCGACGGTGCTGATCCATCACGGCGTGGCAGACGAGGCGGCGATGAAGAAAGAGGCATTGACTCACCTCGAGCTAAAGTCCGTGATCCATAAGCAGGGGTTCGACGACTATTCCGAGGTGGAGAAGTGCGTCCTTGAGCCGAACGGCACGTTTTATGTGGAGGGTGTGACGCCCAGCTCTGACGAAGCTGAGCGGGCGGAGATTCTGGCGCTGGTGCGGACGCTTTCGACCGAGGTACGAGAGTTGAAGGTGTTGCTGGCGGCGAGAGGATAG
- the galE gene encoding UDP-glucose 4-epimerase GalE yields the protein MKILVTGGAGYIGGTVTRLLLAKGHSVTVFDNLCHSKRSAVAEGAEFILGDLADRPLVEKTLSEGRFDGVMHFAALIEAGESMKKPEIYFRNNTASTLTLLESMLATGHDKLVFSSTAACYGEPESTPILEDAKLQPTNAYGESKLLVEHMLRWMNLIHGFRYASLRYFNVAGAIEGYGEAHEPESHLIPLILDVALGRRENIKIFGRDYPTKDGTCVRDYIHVRDLAEAHLLALQALSHESRLIYNIGNGQGFTVLEVIESVRRVTGKQITVEEHERRAGDPAVLVASSEKIKKELGWKPEFAELDKIIASAWEWHQKRYA from the coding sequence ATGAAGATTTTGGTAACTGGCGGAGCGGGATACATCGGCGGCACGGTAACGCGTCTGTTGTTGGCAAAGGGACACTCGGTGACCGTGTTCGATAACCTTTGCCACAGCAAGAGATCCGCAGTAGCGGAGGGGGCGGAGTTTATTCTTGGCGACCTGGCGGACCGTCCATTGGTGGAAAAAACGCTGAGCGAGGGCCGTTTTGACGGCGTCATGCACTTTGCTGCCCTGATTGAGGCAGGCGAGAGCATGAAGAAGCCGGAGATCTACTTCCGCAATAACACGGCCTCGACGCTCACTCTGTTGGAGTCGATGCTGGCGACCGGGCACGACAAACTGGTCTTCAGCTCTACGGCAGCGTGCTATGGAGAGCCCGAGTCGACGCCAATCCTCGAAGACGCAAAACTGCAGCCGACCAATGCCTATGGAGAGAGCAAACTCCTTGTAGAACATATGCTTAGGTGGATGAACCTTATTCATGGGTTTAGGTATGCCAGCCTGCGCTACTTCAACGTCGCCGGGGCTATCGAGGGCTATGGAGAGGCGCATGAGCCGGAGTCGCACTTGATTCCGCTGATTCTGGATGTGGCTCTGGGGCGGCGGGAGAACATCAAGATATTTGGCCGGGATTATCCGACCAAGGATGGCACCTGCGTTCGCGACTATATTCACGTGCGCGATCTGGCTGAAGCGCATCTGCTTGCATTGCAAGCGCTTAGTCACGAGAGCCGACTAATCTACAACATCGGCAACGGGCAGGGCTTTACCGTACTCGAGGTGATCGAATCGGTGCGGCGTGTGACTGGGAAGCAGATTACGGTCGAGGAGCACGAGCGCCGTGCGGGTGATCCCGCAGTGCTGGTGGCCAGCTCCGAGAAGATCAAGAAAGAGTTGGGCTGGAAGCCGGAGTTTGCCGAGCTGGACAAGATTATCGCCAGCGCATGGGAGTGGCACCAGAAACGCTATGCGTGA